From Natronincola ferrireducens, the proteins below share one genomic window:
- a CDS encoding cation:proton antiporter, which yields MALSLAGIILLGLIFNRAFEKIRLPGLLGMLVLGIAMGPYGFNLISKEILTISSDLRKIALIIILLRAGLGLNKDTLNKVGVPAIKMSCIPGILEGLTIMMVASYLLGISRIEAGILGFIIAAVSPAVIVPSMLDLIQRKVGEDKGIPTLILAGASVDDVFAITLFTAFLGLYGGGDINLFRQVLTIPISIILGIGLGVMVGFLMVFLFKKYSMRDTKKVLIVLGAAIVLNSIEEFLEGFIPIASLLGVMTIGFILLEHYPFVAKRLSDKFNKIWVFAQLLLFVLVGAEVNIYVAIDSGFIGLIIIAIGLIARSIGVLISVAGTNLNRQEKFFCVISYVPKATVQAAIGAVPLAMGVPSGEIILAIAVLSILVTAPLGAFGIRVTSEKWLTSEK from the coding sequence ATGGCTTTGAGTCTTGCTGGTATTATTCTTTTGGGATTAATCTTCAACAGAGCATTTGAAAAAATTAGATTGCCTGGATTATTAGGTATGTTGGTTTTAGGCATAGCAATGGGGCCCTATGGTTTTAACCTAATCAGCAAAGAAATTTTAACAATATCATCAGACCTTAGAAAAATAGCTTTAATCATTATTTTATTAAGGGCTGGATTAGGTCTTAATAAAGACACCTTAAACAAAGTTGGGGTTCCTGCCATTAAAATGAGCTGTATTCCTGGAATATTAGAGGGATTAACGATTATGATGGTGGCAAGCTACTTATTGGGGATTTCAAGAATTGAAGCTGGAATTCTAGGATTTATTATAGCAGCTGTTTCTCCAGCTGTCATCGTTCCTAGTATGCTGGATTTAATACAAAGAAAGGTTGGTGAGGATAAAGGAATTCCTACTTTGATTTTAGCAGGGGCTTCCGTAGACGATGTATTTGCCATTACTCTATTTACTGCTTTTTTAGGATTGTATGGTGGTGGCGATATCAATTTATTTAGACAGGTTTTAACCATACCTATCTCTATTATCCTAGGTATTGGTTTAGGGGTTATGGTGGGATTTTTAATGGTATTTCTCTTTAAAAAGTACTCTATGCGGGATACCAAAAAAGTGCTTATTGTGTTGGGTGCTGCCATTGTCCTTAATAGTATTGAAGAGTTCCTAGAAGGTTTCATCCCTATTGCCAGCTTGCTAGGGGTAATGACCATTGGATTCATTCTCCTAGAGCATTATCCCTTTGTGGCCAAACGGCTAAGTGATAAATTCAATAAAATATGGGTATTTGCTCAGCTATTATTATTTGTCCTTGTAGGTGCTGAAGTAAATATTTATGTGGCTATTGATTCAGGTTTTATAGGTTTAATAATTATTGCAATTGGGTTAATCGCTAGAAGCATTGGTGTATTAATATCAGTAGCCGGAACAAATCTTAACAGACAGGAAAAGTTTTTCTGTGTTATTTCTTATGTGCCCAAAGCCACTGTTCAAGCGGCTATTGGAGCTGTCCCCCTCGCTATGGGGGTGCCATCAGGAGAAATTATTTTAGCAATTGCTGTATTATCCATTCTAGTTACAGCCCCCTTGGGAGCCTTTGGCATTAGAGTTACTAGTGAAAAATGGTTAACCTCAGAAAAATAA
- a CDS encoding PAS domain-containing sensor histidine kinase, which translates to MNRAYLVLYPLTVIVNLLPFIPMSMKGILGIIFIIITSMKVNYKNGLIIATLWIVFGFINYTLDINVDYRIPKATMILGSGLYYFIAYYLGKSTESLRRKNKQLKGEIQKRENIENELKKKLTMIQSLMNTIPSPIFFKNLDYRYMGCNPAFEKALGVKEGDLIGKTSYDINDRKSADLLYSMDIQLLESGGEQVYETTIKFADGSLRNIIFNKGIFADEKGNPLGIVGVMTDITDKKQREVLRQKVVEKKREIDEILEHDKMKTEFFSNISHELRTPLNVILGSIQLIDQYITDEAYDKSQDKVKKGTVIMRQNCYRLLRLVNNLIDVSKIDASAFEINLRNCNIVTIVEEITLSVSSYIENRGISLVFDTDIEEKVIPCDDEKIERIMLNLLSNAVKFTPTGGSIFVSIHDRGNSLCINVRDTGIGIPLEKQGEIFERFCQVTDLFSRQHEGSGIGLNLVKNLVEMHGGTITVTSKLGKGTTFTISLPTTTLVEEAMEHKSFEEQHCIERISIEFSDIYSPRQIIS; encoded by the coding sequence ATGAATAGGGCTTATCTAGTGCTGTACCCCTTGACGGTTATTGTAAATCTACTGCCATTTATACCTATGTCCATGAAAGGAATATTAGGGATAATTTTTATTATCATTACTTCAATGAAGGTCAATTATAAGAATGGACTGATTATTGCTACATTATGGATTGTATTTGGATTTATCAATTATACTTTAGATATAAACGTAGATTATAGAATTCCAAAAGCTACTATGATTTTAGGCTCGGGATTATACTATTTTATTGCATATTATTTAGGAAAGTCAACAGAAAGTCTAAGGCGAAAAAATAAGCAGTTAAAGGGGGAAATACAGAAAAGGGAAAATATAGAGAATGAATTGAAGAAAAAGCTTACCATGATACAAAGCTTAATGAACACTATACCAAGCCCTATTTTTTTTAAAAATTTAGATTATAGATATATGGGTTGTAATCCTGCATTTGAGAAAGCTTTAGGAGTAAAAGAAGGAGATTTAATTGGCAAAACATCCTATGATATAAACGATAGAAAATCGGCAGACTTACTTTATAGTATGGACATACAACTCTTAGAAAGTGGCGGGGAGCAGGTCTATGAAACTACTATAAAATTTGCTGATGGCAGCTTAAGAAACATTATTTTTAATAAGGGTATATTTGCAGATGAAAAGGGTAATCCCCTTGGAATTGTGGGAGTCATGACAGATATTACAGATAAAAAACAAAGGGAGGTATTGAGACAAAAAGTAGTGGAGAAGAAGCGGGAAATTGATGAAATATTAGAGCATGACAAAATGAAGACTGAATTTTTTTCAAATATTTCCCATGAACTTAGAACACCTTTAAATGTAATATTAGGTTCTATACAGCTAATAGATCAATACATAACAGATGAAGCATATGATAAAAGTCAAGATAAAGTAAAAAAGGGTACTGTTATCATGAGACAAAACTGCTATAGGTTATTGAGACTTGTAAACAATCTTATAGATGTTAGTAAAATTGATGCCTCTGCATTTGAGATAAACCTAAGGAACTGTAACATAGTGACGATAGTAGAGGAAATAACCCTATCGGTATCAAGTTACATAGAAAATCGTGGAATAAGTCTCGTGTTTGATACTGATATAGAGGAGAAAGTTATCCCCTGTGATGATGAGAAAATAGAGAGAATTATGCTGAATCTACTTTCTAATGCTGTGAAATTTACACCAACAGGGGGAAGTATATTTGTCAGCATTCATGATAGAGGTAATAGCTTATGTATTAATGTAAGGGATACTGGAATAGGAATACCCCTAGAGAAACAGGGAGAAATATTTGAAAGATTTTGTCAGGTAACTGATCTGTTTTCAAGACAACATGAAGGTAGTGGTATAGGTCTAAATCTTGTAAAAAATCTTGTTGAAATGCATGGTGGAACAATTACTGTTACAAGTAAACTTGGCAAGGGAACCACTTTTACCATCAGCTTACCTACAACAACACTGGTGGAAGAAGCCATGGAACATAAGTCTTTTGAGGAACAACATTGCATTGAAAGGATCAGCATAGAATTTTCCGATATTTATTCCCCTAGACAAATAATATCTTAA
- a CDS encoding DUF2383 domain-containing protein, whose translation MDEPNIKTLNELLQGEHMAIESYETTLAKIEDQQTREEISNILRDHKQHAIEITDHIISLGGTPKESTGMVGIMAQTKLKAEGVFRSEKSMLKKLYDGEDQGIAMVEKIIQGDLDATSLEMVEKILRTDHDHLKKLKEMIHIDR comes from the coding sequence ATGGATGAGCCAAATATAAAAACATTAAATGAACTGCTGCAGGGAGAACATATGGCTATAGAAAGCTATGAAACTACTTTAGCTAAAATAGAAGATCAACAGACAAGAGAAGAAATTAGTAATATTTTGAGGGACCACAAGCAGCATGCCATAGAAATCACAGATCATATCATCAGTCTTGGTGGCACACCAAAAGAATCTACTGGAATGGTGGGGATTATGGCTCAAACCAAGTTAAAGGCTGAAGGGGTCTTTAGAAGCGAAAAAAGCATGCTAAAAAAACTCTATGATGGAGAAGATCAAGGGATTGCTATGGTAGAAAAAATCATCCAAGGAGATTTGGATGCCACCAGTTTAGAAATGGTTGAAAAAATCTTAAGAACTGATCATGATCATTTAAAAAAATTAAAAGAAATGATTCATATAGATAGATAG
- a CDS encoding LysR family transcriptional regulator, whose translation MSLLKYGIFSTTVELGSLTRAAEALNLTQSGISHAISSLELEFGFPLLIRNRSGISLTSNGEYLLKYIHEILQLDEQLKQEVAAINGLQVGTVRIGTFTSVSTQWLPGVIKEFQNNYPSIHIKLLEGDYDEINYWIANGAVDFGFMVLAANKSFDFIPLKKDKMVCILPHQHPLGCRDLIDFREIKDEPFIMPKWGKNHDVRQILKVNKIIPNIRYEVLEEQAIIAMVQKDLGISILPEMAIPNLQSNICSVNLKGSHYRTIGIAAYSLQNLSNASQKFVNHLRAWLEEQKLLDFR comes from the coding sequence ATGTCTCTTTTAAAGTATGGAATATTTAGTACAACTGTTGAACTTGGGAGCTTAACTAGGGCTGCTGAGGCCCTGAATTTAACACAGTCTGGTATCAGCCATGCTATTTCTAGTTTAGAGTTAGAATTTGGATTTCCTCTACTTATTAGAAATCGTTCAGGTATTAGTTTAACGAGTAATGGAGAGTACCTTTTAAAATATATCCATGAAATTTTACAATTGGATGAACAACTAAAGCAGGAAGTAGCAGCAATAAATGGACTTCAAGTTGGCACGGTACGAATCGGCACATTTACAAGTGTTTCTACCCAATGGTTACCTGGGGTGATAAAGGAATTTCAAAATAATTATCCTTCTATACATATCAAACTATTGGAAGGAGACTATGATGAAATTAACTATTGGATCGCAAATGGTGCTGTAGATTTTGGATTTATGGTTTTGGCAGCTAATAAATCCTTTGACTTTATTCCCTTAAAAAAGGATAAAATGGTGTGTATTCTACCCCATCAACACCCCTTAGGCTGCCGAGATCTAATTGATTTTCGAGAAATAAAAGACGAACCCTTTATTATGCCTAAATGGGGTAAAAATCATGACGTTAGGCAAATACTGAAAGTCAATAAAATCATACCTAATATTAGATACGAAGTATTAGAAGAACAGGCCATTATAGCAATGGTACAAAAAGACTTGGGCATTAGCATTCTTCCTGAAATGGCTATACCCAATCTTCAATCCAATATTTGTTCTGTTAATTTAAAAGGCAGCCATTATCGTACCATAGGAATTGCAGCCTATTCCCTACAAAACCTCTCTAATGCTTCACAAAAATTTGTTAATCATCTGAGGGCTTGGTTAGAAGAACAGAAATTATTGGATTTTCGTTAG
- a CDS encoding DMT family transporter, which translates to MKTQLKADLMMLMVTAIWGSSYLFMKMGLNTIQEFNFIGLRFGIAFILSAIVFHKRLMKAEFKTVKYAFILGSILFSVFAAITLGLKTTTASNAGFLVSLTVIFVPILSAVFLKKIPEKRICLGACLAVLGIALLTLNSQFIINTGDLLCILGALFFAIHIIVTGKLTKDVDSIMLGVLQLGFTGGWGFILAFVLETPTLPNTSEAWLAVLALSILCSAIGFTLQTVAQKYTTPTHIGLIFSLEPVFTAVFAFIFIGEMLSIRGYIGAVIVLLGVVNAEIDFKNIFIKRRGEQANTW; encoded by the coding sequence ATGAAAACTCAATTAAAGGCAGATTTAATGATGTTAATGGTTACAGCGATTTGGGGTTCATCCTATTTGTTTATGAAAATGGGACTGAATACTATTCAGGAATTTAATTTTATAGGATTGCGATTTGGTATTGCTTTTATCTTATCTGCAATAGTATTTCATAAACGTTTAATGAAAGCTGAATTTAAGACAGTGAAGTATGCTTTTATCCTTGGGTCCATTTTATTTTCAGTCTTTGCTGCCATCACTTTGGGTTTAAAAACTACAACAGCTTCAAATGCTGGGTTTTTAGTAAGTCTTACTGTTATATTTGTCCCTATCCTATCGGCTGTTTTTTTAAAGAAGATACCAGAAAAAAGGATTTGCTTAGGAGCCTGCCTGGCGGTGCTGGGGATTGCTTTACTAACTTTAAATAGTCAGTTCATAATTAATACTGGTGACTTGTTGTGCATTTTAGGGGCTCTGTTCTTTGCAATACATATTATCGTTACAGGAAAATTAACAAAAGATGTAGATTCAATTATGTTGGGGGTTTTACAGCTTGGATTTACAGGAGGATGGGGATTTATACTTGCATTTGTGCTGGAAACACCTACATTACCAAATACTTCTGAAGCTTGGTTAGCTGTATTGGCATTAAGCATCCTGTGTAGTGCTATAGGATTTACCCTTCAAACAGTGGCACAAAAATATACTACTCCAACCCATATTGGGCTTATTTTTTCACTAGAGCCTGTTTTCACTGCAGTATTTGCTTTTATATTTATAGGTGAAATGCTTTCTATAAGAGGATATATTGGAGCAGTAATTGTATTATTAGGGGTGGTTAATGCTGAAATAGATTTTAAAAATATATTTATAAAAAGAAGGGGAGAACAAGCAAATACTTGGTAA
- a CDS encoding recombinase family protein — MIAIKTIAIYSRKSKFTDKGESVQNQVALCKEYGQLHFEGKSFIIYDDEGFSGGNIDRPQFKKMMEDAKEKKFDVLICYRLDRISRNITDFTKLVELLQSHDVAFVSIKEQFDTSTPMGRAMMYIALVFAQLERETIAERIRDNMIQLARTGRWLGGVTPTGFKSEAITYYDHHMNKKRMYQLTPIQKELEIVKIIYEKYLQLNSLSQLESWCLKKHLRTKNNKCFDKSSLKLILMNPVYAVADESLHQYFQSLGMDVASPKEAFNGRYGVLVYNKHQEKSKTCRLKKYTDWIVAISKHQGIISSMDWIQVQSQLKKNSKKAPREGNSRVALLTPLLLCNSCGSKLKVTYKTKNGEILHHYYKCTLKERSRSSLCTMINLNGKQAEEIVLKELKKFTTSSSKFIDVLLTRRNTLLSLKEFENNNPLNLSLKKKLDTYENTISILTLKLAENQGSTAEKYILQEIEKIDKKIRDTREQLGTLINIDEFITIVPPELQITEGMFKNFFTLLHEADFYEKKKILQILIKDIVWDGEKLEINIY, encoded by the coding sequence GTGATAGCAATAAAGACAATTGCAATCTATTCTAGAAAATCTAAATTCACCGATAAGGGTGAGTCCGTTCAAAATCAAGTGGCTCTGTGTAAAGAATATGGGCAACTTCACTTTGAAGGAAAAAGTTTTATTATTTATGATGATGAAGGGTTTTCAGGTGGAAACATAGATAGACCACAATTTAAAAAAATGATGGAGGATGCCAAAGAAAAAAAGTTTGATGTGCTGATTTGCTACCGTCTTGACCGAATCAGTAGAAATATAACTGATTTTACTAAACTTGTAGAACTTCTACAAAGCCATGATGTTGCCTTTGTCTCCATCAAAGAACAGTTTGATACATCTACCCCTATGGGGAGAGCAATGATGTATATTGCTCTAGTATTTGCTCAACTTGAAAGAGAAACAATTGCTGAACGTATTCGAGACAATATGATACAATTAGCCCGTACAGGCAGATGGCTAGGAGGTGTTACCCCCACCGGCTTTAAAAGTGAAGCTATTACTTATTATGATCATCATATGAACAAGAAAAGGATGTATCAATTAACCCCCATTCAAAAAGAACTAGAAATAGTGAAAATCATCTATGAAAAATATTTACAGTTAAACAGCCTTAGCCAATTGGAAAGTTGGTGTTTAAAAAAACATTTAAGAACAAAGAACAATAAGTGTTTTGATAAAAGTAGTTTAAAACTTATCCTTATGAATCCTGTTTATGCAGTAGCAGATGAAAGCCTACACCAATACTTTCAGAGCTTGGGAATGGATGTGGCTAGCCCTAAAGAAGCCTTTAACGGAAGGTATGGTGTCCTCGTTTATAATAAACATCAAGAGAAAAGCAAGACCTGTAGATTAAAAAAATATACCGATTGGATCGTGGCTATTAGTAAGCATCAAGGGATTATTTCTTCTATGGATTGGATTCAAGTACAAAGTCAATTAAAGAAAAATAGTAAAAAAGCTCCCAGAGAGGGAAACAGTCGAGTGGCTCTCTTAACCCCTCTTCTCCTCTGTAACAGCTGTGGTTCAAAGCTAAAGGTAACCTATAAAACTAAAAATGGAGAAATTCTGCATCATTATTATAAATGTACTTTAAAGGAACGTTCCCGTAGCAGCCTTTGTACAATGATTAACCTCAATGGCAAACAGGCGGAGGAAATAGTCCTAAAGGAATTAAAAAAATTTACAACCTCCTCTAGTAAATTCATCGATGTGCTCCTTACAAGAAGAAATACCCTTCTAAGTCTAAAGGAATTTGAAAATAACAATCCATTAAACCTAAGCCTTAAAAAAAAGTTAGACACCTATGAAAACACTATATCCATCCTCACCCTAAAATTAGCTGAAAATCAAGGATCTACAGCAGAGAAATACATTCTGCAAGAAATTGAAAAAATAGATAAAAAAATCCGTGATACCAGGGAACAGCTGGGTACATTAATAAATATTGATGAATTCATTACCATAGTACCCCCTGAATTACAAATAACCGAAGGTATGTTTAAAAATTTTTTTACTTTGTTGCATGAAGCTGATTTTTACGAAAAGAAAAAAATCCTACAAATCCTTATAAAAGACATTGTATGGGATGGAGAAAAACTAGAAATTAATATTTATTAA
- a CDS encoding potassium channel family protein, whose product MDILKRVLKLLAIYILLVGLNIISFAYLYYQHCVIVNSNWIEEHIENSQSLYFHDALYFSGITYLTIGYGDITAVDQLGKFLTVLQGFSGVIINSTFTGMFLYYLVKRPRNIIITNKIFIRYKDNNDRFYLSVRVGNKGRALVNVNRVLEVFEYEESNRKRILHMAQQYHYFEKLLYWDIDLHDEKNKELLDYLKAAIYQDKNILIRISIIGTDIEGGEFVFVSRYYTRYCIHFIREYIGLYEWQSHKRSTINWNDFNKTCRLDDKKIQDFKNL is encoded by the coding sequence ATGGATATATTAAAAAGAGTCTTGAAATTATTAGCAATTTATATTCTGTTGGTTGGATTAAATATTATTTCTTTTGCTTATTTATATTATCAACACTGTGTTATTGTTAATAGTAATTGGATTGAAGAACATATAGAAAATAGTCAAAGTTTATATTTTCATGATGCCCTTTACTTTAGTGGTATTACTTACCTGACTATAGGCTATGGAGATATTACGGCAGTAGATCAATTGGGGAAGTTTCTTACTGTTCTTCAAGGCTTTTCAGGTGTAATCATTAATTCTACATTTACTGGTATGTTCCTGTATTACCTAGTGAAACGTCCAAGAAACATTATTATAACCAACAAAATATTTATAAGATATAAAGATAATAACGATAGATTTTATTTATCCGTAAGGGTTGGGAATAAGGGTCGAGCATTGGTAAATGTCAATCGAGTATTAGAGGTCTTTGAATATGAAGAAAGTAATAGAAAAAGAATACTCCATATGGCACAGCAGTATCATTACTTTGAGAAGCTCCTCTACTGGGATATTGATTTGCATGATGAGAAAAACAAAGAGCTGTTAGACTACTTGAAGGCCGCCATCTATCAAGATAAGAATATTTTAATAAGGATTTCCATTATAGGTACAGATATTGAAGGTGGGGAATTTGTCTTTGTTTCAAGATACTACACCAGATATTGTATCCATTTTATTAGAGAGTATATAGGACTCTATGAATGGCAAAGTCATAAGAGAAGTACTATCAATTGGAATGATTTTAATAAAACCTGTAGGCTTGATGATAAAAAAATCCAAGACTTTAAAAACTTATAA
- a CDS encoding ABC transporter ATP-binding protein — translation MPVEEKKFVEIKNISMTYHTLDGETKALDNLSFDINKGEIVTIVGPSGCGKSTILSIIAGLIKPSSGEVFIYGEKIKNTTKAIGYMFQSDHLFQWRTIMENVLIGLEIQKKVTLDSIKRVEKLLDTYGLGEFKNHYPNQLSGGMRQRVALIRTLAIEPELLLLDEPFSALDYQSRLAVSDDIAGILKREQKTAIMVTHDIAEAI, via the coding sequence ATGCCTGTGGAAGAAAAGAAATTTGTTGAAATTAAAAATATCTCTATGACTTATCATACGTTAGATGGAGAGACAAAAGCTTTAGATAATCTTTCCTTTGATATTAATAAAGGAGAAATTGTGACTATCGTAGGTCCCAGCGGTTGTGGTAAATCTACGATATTATCTATTATTGCGGGATTGATAAAGCCTAGTTCTGGCGAGGTTTTCATTTATGGTGAAAAAATAAAAAATACTACCAAGGCCATTGGCTATATGTTTCAAAGCGATCACTTGTTTCAATGGCGTACTATTATGGAAAATGTTTTAATTGGATTGGAAATTCAAAAAAAAGTGACTTTAGATAGTATTAAAAGAGTAGAAAAATTATTGGATACTTATGGTCTAGGAGAATTCAAAAACCATTATCCTAATCAACTATCAGGAGGAATGCGTCAAAGGGTGGCTCTTATTAGAACCCTGGCAATCGAGCCAGAGCTCCTGCTGTTGGATGAACCTTTTTCAGCATTAGATTATCAAAGTCGTTTAGCAGTTAGTGATGATATCGCTGGTATTTTAAAGCGAGAACAAAAAACCGCTATTATGGTTACCCATGATATAGCAGAAGCTATTTAG
- a CDS encoding HD-GYP domain-containing protein, with product MEKMILADLIAGMKIGKDVISKGGMKLVPKGSILSLSTIEYLRSWGVSDVYIEEEKQEIITGRKEKQKQITNTYKKSLDTTIEFLEGLKTSNQLKIKEVRNVINELNDLTEILPTIQVVNQLKQQDTYTQQHSMNVAIYSLFMGRWLNLDETTLKKLCYAALLHDIGKIRVAEDIILKPGKLTKKECQEVKKHTIYGYNIIKENPNLSHQIALGVLQHHERQDGSGYPFGIDGTKIHLFAKIIAVADIYDAITSDRTYKERQSPFIAAEVLTEQCFGILDTEIVKIFIEKLADFYIGSSVILNNGEIGQIITKNPVFPTRPLVKVGERFIDLSKERSIGIQDILIA from the coding sequence ATGGAAAAAATGATATTAGCAGACTTAATAGCAGGTATGAAGATTGGGAAAGATGTTATTAGCAAAGGTGGCATGAAGCTTGTGCCAAAGGGAAGCATTTTATCTCTTTCCACTATTGAATATTTACGGAGCTGGGGAGTTAGTGACGTATATATTGAAGAAGAAAAACAAGAAATTATTACAGGAAGAAAAGAGAAACAAAAACAAATTACAAATACATATAAGAAATCTCTTGATACAACAATAGAATTTTTAGAAGGATTAAAGACGAGCAATCAGTTAAAAATAAAGGAAGTAAGAAATGTTATAAATGAATTGAATGATTTAACAGAAATATTACCTACTATACAGGTGGTAAATCAATTAAAACAACAGGACACCTATACCCAACAGCACAGTATGAATGTTGCTATATATTCTCTTTTTATGGGGAGATGGCTAAACTTAGATGAGACAACCCTCAAAAAGCTATGTTATGCTGCCCTTCTCCATGACATTGGAAAGATAAGAGTTGCTGAAGATATTATACTAAAGCCTGGGAAACTCACCAAAAAAGAATGTCAAGAAGTAAAAAAACACACTATTTATGGTTATAATATCATCAAAGAAAATCCCAATTTGAGTCATCAAATAGCCTTAGGAGTTTTACAGCATCATGAAAGGCAGGACGGTTCAGGCTATCCTTTTGGGATAGATGGTACCAAAATCCATTTATTTGCAAAGATTATCGCTGTGGCCGACATATATGATGCTATTACCTCTGATAGAACCTATAAAGAAAGACAGTCCCCTTTCATAGCTGCCGAAGTTTTGACTGAACAATGTTTTGGCATTCTAGATACAGAAATCGTAAAGATCTTTATAGAAAAACTAGCTGATTTTTATATAGGCTCTTCTGTGATTTTAAACAACGGAGAAATTGGACAAATCATCACTAAAAATCCAGTATTTCCCACAAGACCTCTTGTAAAAGTAGGAGAAAGATTTATAGATTTAAGTAAGGAAAGATCTATTGGTATACAAGATATTTTAATAGCTTAA
- a CDS encoding DUF421 domain-containing protein has protein sequence MRVAIEVILQTILAFFSILFITRILGRQQVSQLTMHEYVNGITFGSIAATLATDVNQRTWQHLIGLILFGILTFLVSYISIKNLAIARVIQGEPVIVIQDGKILEKNLAKFHYTLDDLNHLLRKKDVFSLNDIRYGILETTGEISIIKIGTKVNPTAEDLGIVGKQDEIVTEVIVAGNIIYENLKQQNLTVKWLIEELKIQGIKDLKEVFYGTIDSEKRLYIDKIEDHFPMEK, from the coding sequence ATGAGGGTAGCCATAGAAGTAATATTACAGACGATTTTAGCATTCTTCTCAATACTATTTATTACTAGGATATTGGGAAGACAGCAAGTATCTCAATTAACAATGCATGAATATGTGAATGGTATCACCTTTGGCTCTATAGCAGCTACCCTTGCTACCGATGTAAATCAAAGAACTTGGCAGCATTTAATTGGACTGATTTTATTTGGGATTCTGACCTTTCTTGTTTCTTATATCAGCATAAAAAATCTTGCTATTGCTAGGGTAATTCAGGGGGAGCCAGTAATCGTTATACAGGATGGAAAAATTTTAGAAAAAAATTTAGCAAAGTTTCATTATACCCTAGATGATTTAAATCATCTGCTGAGAAAGAAGGATGTTTTTAGCTTAAATGACATCAGGTATGGAATCTTGGAGACAACAGGGGAGATAAGCATTATAAAAATAGGAACAAAGGTTAATCCCACGGCAGAAGACTTGGGAATTGTAGGAAAACAGGATGAGATAGTCACTGAAGTAATTGTAGCAGGAAATATTATTTATGAAAACCTAAAACAACAGAATTTAACGGTGAAGTGGTTAATTGAGGAACTTAAGATACAGGGGATAAAGGATCTAAAGGAAGTATTTTATGGCACCATTGATTCTGAAAAACGCCTTTATATCGATAAAATAGAAGATCATTTTCCAATGGAAAAATAA
- the grxC gene encoding glutaredoxin 3 encodes MDVSIYTKNYCPYCKRAVALLQKKNVAFNEVDVTHNDAIFQEIKKKTGWDTVPQIFIHGEFIGGCDDLYALDEAGKLDAKLGIQ; translated from the coding sequence ATGGATGTTAGTATCTATACAAAAAATTATTGTCCCTATTGCAAAAGAGCTGTAGCCCTCTTACAAAAGAAAAACGTCGCCTTCAATGAGGTTGATGTTACCCATAATGACGCCATCTTCCAAGAGATTAAAAAGAAAACCGGGTGGGATACAGTACCCCAAATCTTTATCCATGGAGAGTTTATCGGAGGCTGCGATGATTTATATGCCCTAGACGAAGCTGGGAAATTAGATGCTAAGTTGGGTATCCAATAG